The Populus nigra chromosome 14, ddPopNigr1.1, whole genome shotgun sequence genome has a segment encoding these proteins:
- the LOC133672254 gene encoding syntaxin-112-like, with the protein MNDLMTRSFLSYVELKKQSQKDLKAELDIESGQLNPTDEPNLSQFFREVNEIKIEMEEITNLLFDLQTLNEESKSTHSAKVLRGVRDRMESDIVAVLRKAKIVKARLESLDSSNISNCKVSELYREGSPVDRTRISVTNGLRVKLRAIMNEFQILREKIFSDYKDDLKRRYYTAAGEEPSAEVIEKIISGGGGVQMFEGKGVMDLKSTEKHEAVMDIQRSLKRLHQVFLDMAVLIETQGEKMDDIEENVAKASNFVSGGTNSLYYANQMKKKRKTWCLWVLAVVVIIILVCIISTLAT; encoded by the coding sequence ATGAATGATCTAATGACAAGATCGTTCTTAAGTTATGTGGAACTGAAGAAACAATCCCAAAAAGACCTTAAAGCCGAACTCGACATCGAATCAGGCCAGCTAAACCCCACAGATGAACCAAACCTCTCTCAGTTCTTCCGTGAAGTCAATGAAATCAAGATCGAAATGGAAGAGATTACCAATCTCTTGTTTGATCTTCAAACCCTTAATGAAGAGTCAAAGTCTACTCACAGTGCCAAAGTTCTTCGTGGCGTAAGAGACAGAATGGAATCAGACATAGTTGCAGTTCTTAGAAAGGCCAAGATTGTGAAGGCAAGACTAGAATCACTAGACAGTTCCAATATATCGAATTGCAAAGTCTCAGAATTGTATAGAGAAGGGAGTCCTGTTGATAGGACAAGGATATCAGTCACCAATGGCTTGAGAGTTAAACTTAGGGCGATTATGAATGAGTTTCAGATCCTGAGAGAGAAAATTTTTTCAGATTACAAAGATGATCTGAAAAGAAGATACTACACTGCAGCTGGAGAGGAACCAAGTGCAGAGGTGATCGAAAAGATTATTTCAGGAGGAGGGGGAGTTCAGATGTTTGAAGGGAAAGGAGTGATGGACTTGAAGAGTACAGAGAAACATGAGGCTGTAATGGATATACAGAGAAGCTTGAAAAGGCTGCATCAGGTGTTTCTTGATATGGCTGTTCTTATTGAAACTCAGGGAGAGAAGATGGACGATATTGAAGAGAATGTCGCCAAAGCAAGTAATTTTGTAAGTGGTGGAACAAACAGTCTTTACTATGCCAAtcagatgaagaagaaaaggaagacatGGTGTTTATGGGTTTTGGCTGTGGTGGTGATCATAATTTTGGTTTGCATTATATCTACGTTGGCTACTTGA